A stretch of the Panthera uncia isolate 11264 chromosome D1, Puncia_PCG_1.0, whole genome shotgun sequence genome encodes the following:
- the GAL3ST3 gene encoding galactose-3-O-sulfotransferase 3 — MPPILQHLQQASKMMSRRKILLLVLGCSTLSLLIHQGAQLSWYPKLFPLSCPPLRDSPPRPKHMTVAFLKTHKTAGTTVQNILFRFAERHNLTVALPHPSCEHQFCYPRNFSAHFVHPATRPPHVLASHLRFDRAELERLMPPGTVYVTILREPAAMFESLFSYYNQYCPAFRRVPNASLEAFLRAPEAYYRAGEHFAMFAHNTLAYDLGGDNERSPRDDAAYLAGLIRQVEEVFSLVMIAEYFDESLVLLRRLLAWDLDDVLYAKLNARAASSRLAAIPAALARAARTWNALDAGLYDHFNATFWRRVASAGRACVEREARELREARERLLRRCFGAEPVLRPAAQIRTKQLQPWQPSRKVDIMGYDLPSGGAGPATETCLKLAMPEVQYSSYLLRKQKRRGGVRARPEPVLDNPPPRPIRALPRGLQGH; from the exons ATGCCACCCATCCTCCAGCACCTGCAGCAGGCCTCCAAGATGATGAGCCGCAGAAAAATCCTGCTGCTGGTGCTAGGGTGCAGCACCTTAAGCCTCCTCATCCACCAGGGGGCACAGCTCAGCTG GTACCCCAAGCTGTTTCCTCTGAGCTGCCCGCCTCTGCGGGACTCACCGCCCCGCCCCAAGCACATGACTGTGGCCTTCCTGAAGACGCACAAGACTGCGGGCACGACTGTCCAGAACATCCTGTTCCGATTCGCCGAGCGCCACAACCTGACGGTGGCCCTGCCGCACCCGAGCTGCGAGCACCAGTTCTGCTACCCGCGCAACTTCTCGGCACACTTCGTGCACCCAGCCACGCGGCCACCGCACGTGCTAGCCAGCCACCTGCGCTTCGACCGCGCCGAGCTCGAGCGCCTCATGCCGCCCGGCACCGTCTACGTCACCATCCTGCGCGAGCCGGCCGCCATGTTCGAGTCGCTCTTCAGCTACTACAACCAGTACTGCCCGGCCTTCCGGCGCGTGCCCAACGCGTCGCTCGAGGCCTTCCTGCGCGCGCCCGAGGCCTACTACCGCGCGGGCGAGCACTTCGCCATGTTCGCGCACAACACGCTGGCCTACGACCTGGGCGGCGACAACGAGCGCAGCCCGCGCGATGACGCCGCCTACCTGGCCGGCCTCATCCGCCAGGTGGAGGAGGTCTTCTCGCTCGTCATGATCGCCGAGTACTTCGACGAGTCGCTGGTACTGCTGCGGCGCCTGCTGGCCTGGGACCTGGACGACGTGCTCTACGCCAAGCTCAACGCGCGCGCCGCCAGCTCGCGCCTCGCCGCCATCCCCGCGGCGCTCGCGCGGGCCGCGCGCACCTGGAACGCGCTCGACGCGGGCCTCTACGACCACTTCAACGCCACGTTCTGGCGCCGCGTGGCGAGCGCCGGCCGCGCGTGCGTGGAGCGCGAGGCGCGCGAGCTGCGCGAGGCCCGCGAACGCCTGCTGCGGCGCTGCTTCGGCGCGGAGCCCGTGCTGCGGCCCGCCGCGCAGATCCGCACCAAGCAGCTGCAGCCGTGGCAGCCCAGCCGCAAGGTGGACATCATGGGCTACGACCTGCCCAGCGGCGGCGCCGGTCCAGCCACCGAGACCTGCCTCAAGCTGGCCATGCCCGAGGTGCAGTACTCGAGCTACCTGCTGCGCAAGCAAAAGCGCCGGGGCGGCGTGCGGGCCCGGCCGGAACCGGTCCTGGACAATCCGCCGCCGCGGCCCATCCGGGCGCTGCCCCGCGGCCTCCAGGGCCACTGA